A portion of the Melitaea cinxia chromosome 1, ilMelCinx1.1, whole genome shotgun sequence genome contains these proteins:
- the LOC123659272 gene encoding pancreatic triacylglycerol lipase-like codes for MLPFLIVLCIAACSALPSNPILRKLDDGPRYQYVGDSNGEIHLEDLWVSLSDYLNIARFRPEVSNVYFLYTRENPNNGQIIFRNENWLSLTNYKSLRRTIVLIHGWRNSASSEFNNVLIPALLAAEDVNVIVVDWSVGAGSLSYRQVNFNCITSAAAVADFIKWLNQASGSTLSQYHIIGHGVGGHQAGIIGRNLDRDVPYITGLDPALIGWVNHIDRFRSNDAWYTEVIHTNYGIFGYIGDLGLVDFYPNGGISMPGCDSNSCDHAMGYHYFAESISSGGFTGTECLNYYAAVLRMCFSDKTLKMGGLTPKNGHYGVYYLETNADAPYSKG; via the exons ATGTTACCGTTTCTAATAGTTTTGTGTATAGCGGCTTGTTCTG cACTACCATCAAATCCAATCCTAAGGAAGTTGGATGATGGACCACGTTATCAGTATGTTGGTGATTCAAACGGAGAGATCCACCTGGAGGATCTATGGGTGTCGTTGagtgattatttaaatatagcaaGATTCAGACCCGAAGTATCCAATGTATACTTTTTATACACCAG AGAAAATCCGAATAATGgtcaaattatatttagaaatgaAAACTGGTTGTCTTTAACTAACTACAAGAGCTTAAGAAGAACTATTGTTCTTATCCACGGATGGAGAAATTCAGCTTCATCGGAGTTTAACAATGTCCTTAtacccg CTCTTCTGGCTGCGGAAGATGTTAATGTAATAGTAGTAGACTGGAGCGTTGGAGCAGGTTCCCTAAGTTACAGACAAGTGAATTTCAATTGTATAACTTCCGCTGCCGCGGTAGCCGACTTTATTAAATGGTTGAACCAAGCAAGTGGCTCAACACTTAGTCAGTATCATATCATTGGTCATGGAGTCGGTGGACATCAAGCAGGTATCATAGGAAGAAACTTGGACCGCGACGTACCATACATTACtg gTCTTGATCCGGCTCTAATTGGATGGGTTAACCATATTGACCGATTCAGATCCAACGATGCGTGGTATACTGAAGTTATCCACACCAACTATGGAATCTTTGGATACATAGGCGATCTTGGTCTAGTTGATTTTTATCCGAATGGAGGCATTTCGATGCCCGGCTGTGATTCGAATAGCTGTGACCATGCAATGGGCTACCACTATTTCGCAGAATCTATTTCCTCCGGAGGATTTACTGGCACAGAATGTTTAAATTACTACGCAGCTGTTTTAAGAATGTGCTTCAGTGACAAAACTTTGAAAATGGGTGGACTTACTCCAAAGAACGG acaCTATGGTGTATACTACCTCGAAACAAACGCTGATGCTCCATACTCAAAAGGCTAA